The genome window ATGATAGCATCTGAATGGAAAGTATTTCTCCACTCAGCTGCAagattgaaaataaatgtaACAGCTTCAACGTCATTGGCATTAACATGGAAAATTGGGGCATCAAAAGCTTTAGCTAAATCTGATGGGTAAGGAGTTGATCTGGCAAATCTTGGATCGGTAGTGAAACCGATTTGGTTATTTGTTATAACATGGATGGTACCACCTGTAGAATATTCCGGTAATTGCTCAAATCCCATTGTTTCATAAACAACACCTTGACCAGCAAAAGCTGCATCACCATGTAATAAAACACCAATTgcttttgttttattttccaaatcaCCCTTAGCATCTAATAGAGCTCTTGTTCTCCCTAAGACCACCGGGTCTTGAGCTTCTAAATGTGATGGATTAGCTACTAATGATAAACTAACATGTTTACCACTTGTTGTTGGTCTTTCATAATTCATACCTAAATGGTATTTAACGTCACCTGAACCTTCTAAATCATCAGCAGAAGCAGTACCTTTAAATTCTGAAAAAATTGAGTCATTTGGTTTACGTACAACATTTgataaaacatttaatCTACCACGATGAGCCATCCCTAGTACGACATCTTCAACACCCATATCAACAGCACGGTCAATTAAAGTTTTAATACCTGGTACGACGGCTTCTAAACCTTCTAAACCAAATCTTTTATCATTTggaaatttatttgataaaaatgcTTCAAAACCTGTTGCCCATGATAATCTATCCAAAATTTgtcttttttcattaattgaataattatatGGGGAAGgaatttcaattctttctCTTAACCAATCACACTTTTCCTTTGAAGGAATATGTGTATATTGAATACCGTAAGAACTACAATATAATGTTTCCATATGatcaataatttcttttaatgtcatttttgttttacCATCTTTGGCAAATCTTGGTAAAATACCAGGACctaaattaatttctttatttaaatcattttccGTAAAACCATAATACTGAATTGTTAATTCTTTTGGTATAGGTTTTGATTTATCATCaccaaaagaaatttttaatggATCAATATGTGCTTTTAAATGACCTCTTACTTGATAAGCTCTACATAACAATTGAACTTTTAAATGTGTTAAAACATTTTCGTCAACATTTGATGATAATCCACTAGTGATAGGAACTTGTTCAACTCCAGTAGGAGTTCCAACTAAAGTTGGTGGAACTCTAAAAGCAGCAGATGCAggtatatttaaatttttcatatttttaaaataggCATTCCACGAAGCATGTACAGAAGTTGGATCTTGTTGCCAAGCTTCGTACATTTCATCAATATAGTTTGCATTTGAAGTTGACATAAATTCATCCTCAcctgatgatgatgaacTTAAGAATCTTTTTGATACATTTGAATATgaagatttaattaaaatagaaCGTTCATTtgttgttaaattatttgctCTTAACAAAAGCCTTTTCGTCATGTTTCTCGAAGAAACAGATGAAATTGCCTTTAACATATTTGtctaataacaaaaaaaagtatagtttggaatatttttcttgcGGTTGGTTTGCCTTTGcaatgaatattattataataaaattagagAACGAATAATAATCTTGTATGTGTATATAGTTAAGTTTGTAAAAACTTTAAGAGCTTTCAAATATAGAAAATTCTCTTCAActctaatattttaaaactgaaacaaataaaaaataacaaaaactaataaaattatattttaaaccAATTGTAATCGTcttaaagaaattttaaattgttaTGTTGTGCTGTCTatggatatatatataaatattcaatttatttttacctttagtgtttttaatttttattggtTTAACTTTAAATGTTCCCTAAAAATAtcttaaaaaaaaagtcTTAATAGTGCAAATCACAGTAACTAAGTagaaaacagaaaaaaaataatatactataataatatatatagaacTAAGAAATCTTAATGGTATCGCTAAAAACAATAGATTTCTTGGTATTATGATCAAACAATACCAAACCAAACAAAGAAGTGATAAGAGAAAGAAATAAAGGAATGatcttcaaatatatgtatacttatatatatatatatatatatatatatatatatatatattcaagtTTAAGTTAAAGTTAAtacttttttaaataagGGAGGCGGTTAAGTTCGAATCTTGAAACTGTTTTTGTGTCAAAAATATCAACCATTTGcgcatatatatacacacatGTAAGTATAAGTATCAGTAGTAagtataatatatatacgcACACATACACACAGAGAGAGTGTGTGATCAATGGTTTGAACCAAAGGAATACACGAAAGTTAAACTAAACCTCACTTGCTATAGTAATGGTAAGAACACCATATAACCACAACACAAGATACTTGGACTCCATGCTTCTTAAAACCTTTAAAAGAACCATCTAATCTTCTATGCTTGTACTGGTATCTACAATTCTATTGTTGTCgtattctttaaaaaaaagtatGTTTTGGTAATTATATTAACTGTCATTCATTGGTTGATTGAAAGTCTTTTTCAACGTCAAGTTTAACTTTTCATGACCTGTATAAATAATACACTAATTAAcatgataaatataaattgttCGAAAGCCAATTGGAGGTTAAGTAATTAATGAAGTACATAGTGTTAAtgtaatttataaatattgaagtgtatttcttcttcatgCTATTCGTGATGCTATTCGTTGAAGACTCATGCATATTGCATATCCATGTGTGTGGGGGCAGATGAAGAGGGGCGGGTTTTAGCTTAGCGTCTCTGTGTAGTTACTGTTATATATCTCAAGTGCTTGGCTATGTATGTATCGTGcatatcatatatatatatatacttgaATTCGTACAGCGGAGATACTTATTAATAGTACATATGTATGTTTAAGACCGACTTCTATACaaagataatgaaatgAAAACAAGGctgttgttttttttaattaatattacagattcatttatttaaacgttttaaatataaatgtgtGGGTTTGTGTGTGTGTTTGTGAAACTTGAATAgattatatcaataaaattactTATTTTGATTGCTCTTTAAACCATGTGTCGACAAATGTATTTAATTCGGATGCATCGTTGTAAACCCAAGAATCTTGttcattgaaaaacatTGCATTTTTGAACATTAAATGGAaatcatcaattaattcttGTAATTGATTATAGTGTGATTTCTTCTtgtcatttaattttttagagatgttttcaattgcaattggattttcaatcaatttGTAATAATCTGGATATAGTTTCTTAGATggtaatttttcaaatatttcagcTAATGGATGGGAATCCTCTTTATCTAATTGTTTACGTATTTCttcaatcaatttcttACCgtcttttttaatatcatcagTAAGTTTATCCTCATTTTTCACAGTCTTCTTAGTGCTCTCAGATTCATCTTTTGTAGAAGTTGGGGTATTAACAGCAGTACTGCCGTTTTTACTACGAATTAcaatctttaattttttcttcttagGTTGCTTTTTTGAAGTCTCATCAGAAGGAAGCCCTTTACTTAGACTTATTTTCACTTTTAATGAGGGGTTACCAGCATCATATGACATTGGATCAATAGTCACTTGAGATTTTGCATCAGCAGCAGGGGATATCACTTCATCAAGATGGGCATCGGCAACTGCAGAGTCTGGCAAAGCGACAGCTTCGGTTTCGGCCTCAGATTTGGTATCAACTGTGTTGTCTGGGATTTCCATATCAGTGTGCACTTCAACAACCTTGCTTCTGCCTCTTCCTCTGCCTCTGCCTCTGCCTCTGCCTCTTCCTCTTGTGGCTCTTCTACCACTGGCTCCGCCTCTTGTAGATCTAAAGGTTTCATCTGTGACATCTGGTACCTCAGTGGAAGTGTTTATAGAATCAGTTTGGACAGTagtttcttcaatttcctTCTCTGGGGTGTTTTCCAAAGTTTTTATTTCGTCCCCACTTAGCTCATCGCCATTGCCATCTGTATCGTTTCTTCTACGCTTTCTCCTCTCTCTTTGGGAACGcttcttttcaattatttcgTCTAATGTGGCCTCTTCATTCTCGACAGCTTGTAAAAATTGATCTTCAGTTAACCCATCATCATAGTAGACTCTCTTTTGCTCTCTAATTCTACCGACAGCAACAGGTTCTGGTTTTAAGTGAATAGCAATATCTTCTGTAAATACGGATGGTAATTCATCAACTTGGATTAATCTTGGTGGAACAGTTTTCAAGCCTTGAAGTTTAGCATCATCCTTTGCACGCTGTATTCTATCTTTATCCATTTGATCAAATAGCGCTTTTTCCTCTTCTGATCTTGCTAAGATTTGGTTCAATTCATCAGCATCCAATTCAGCATCGTCTTCGTTATCTTTATTACTTTCATCTTCAAGTAATCTTCTTAAAAATGCTTCTTGCTCCTCAGCAGTGGATTTGTTATCGAATTTACCGGCCTGAATAACCTTACCATCGATGTCTAGTTTTTGCATGGCTCTTTCTAAAATAACTTCCTCGACAGAGTCGGTGGTGATTAATCTTAAAATTCTGACTTCATTCTTTTGACCAATTCTATGGGCTCTATCTTGTGCTTGTAAATCTTGGTGTGGGTTCCAATCagtatcaaaaataatgacaGTATCTGCTGTTTGTAAATTCAAACCTAGACCACCAGCTCTTGTAGACAATAAAAAGCAGAAATAGTCTGAGTCTGGTGCGTTGAAAGCTTTCAACATATCTGTTCTTTCATCAGCTTTTGTAGTACCATCTAATCTCATGTACTTCAAGTTCCTCATTCTCAAGAAATCTTCCATGATATCCATAACTTGGGTcatttgaaagaaaattaatacTCTATGTCCTGTTGCATGGAACTTACTCAAAACTCTgtctaataattcaaatttaccAGAAACACGGTATAATAAATCGGTGTTACCTCTACTTGGGTTAATAACACCCTCAACTTCATCAAAGACAAAAGGATGGTTACAAATTTTCCTTAATTGCATGATCTTGTTATTCAAACCCTTAATACCACCCTTAGTAGCACCCTCAGCACCAGCGCCGATAAACAAAGCATTGTGTTTAAGCATTTGTTCGTAcaattgttgttgtaaACCTGATAATTTACATTTAATGACCTTTTCTACCTTATCTGGTAAATCTTTTTCTACTTCCTTCTTTAGACGACGTAATAAGAATGGTCTCAACACTTTATGTAATCTTCTGATAATCAATAACATTTCTTCTTCCGTTAATTCCAATTTCTCTTGACCACCAGTGTTGGCAAATGGTGTATTGAACCAGTCA of Tetrapisispora phaffii CBS 4417 chromosome 6, complete genome contains these proteins:
- the STH1 gene encoding RSC chromatin remodeling complex ATPase subunit STH1 (similar to Saccharomyces cerevisiae STH1 (YIL126W); ancestral locus Anc_2.235), whose product is MIENVGSVATDVIAIPGEVSNTEIKTETEEISNITIPYPDSRDQLDQLLYRYKALLDYPSDNKVEINAIENVFYKVSKDQDAYNENLDELRKYTFSGIEYDDEVLKKQLYILKLIEKDVDVPDNLLEGSFSDIFEDSGILNANVTVEAEQTSNNADVFRPIQINTNYNVNAELFDLKNNFVNISETKLGTTKSEPIISAAIARRISELERLPANLGTYSLDDALGFFTKSDIPTNIDTLKIKALIELKCLKLLTKQKSLRQKLLNNVSNQAHHSITELRDSPFTMAAQRAVQVRSKVIVPQTVRLAEELERQQLVEKRKKERNLHIQKVNSIIRASEKYNDEYSGASERSLQLGRSLQYLHTQIEKDEQKRLERTAKQRLAALKSNDEEAYLKLLDQTKDTRITQLLRQTNSFLDSLAQAVQVQQNEAKLLKNEESVPITTDDREKIDYYEVAHRIKEKIDKQPSILVGGTLKEYQLRGLEWMVSLYNNNLNGILADEMGLGKTIQSISLITYLFEVKNETGPFLVIVPLSTITNWTLEFEKWAPSLKTIIYKGTPNQRRTLQGQIRMNDFDVVLTTYEYIIKDRNLLAKKDWAHMIIDEGHRMKNAQSKLSYTIQHYYRTRNRLILTGTPLQNNLPELWALLNFVLPKIFNSAKTFDDWFNTPFANTGGQEKLELTEEEMLLIIRRLHKVLRPFLLRRLKKEVEKDLPDKVEKVIKCKLSGLQQQLYEQMLKHNALFIGAGAEGATKGGIKGLNNKIMQLRKICNHPFVFDEVEGVINPSRGNTDLLYRVSGKFELLDRVLSKFHATGHRVLIFFQMTQVMDIMEDFLRMRNLKYMRLDGTTKADERTDMLKAFNAPDSDYFCFLLSTRAGGLGLNLQTADTVIIFDTDWNPHQDLQAQDRAHRIGQKNEVRILRLITTDSVEEVILERAMQKLDIDGKVIQAGKFDNKSTAEEQEAFLRRLLEDESNKDNEDDAELDADELNQILARSEEEKALFDQMDKDRIQRAKDDAKLQGLKTVPPRLIQVDELPSVFTEDIAIHLKPEPVAVGRIREQKRVYYDDGLTEDQFLQAVENEEATLDEIIEKKRSQRERRKRRRNDTDGNGDELSGDEIKTLENTPEKEIEETTVQTDSINTSTEVPDVTDETFRSTRGGASGRRATRGRGRGRGRGRGRGRSKVVEVHTDMEIPDNTVDTKSEAETEAVALPDSAVADAHLDEVISPAADAKSQVTIDPMSYDAGNPSLKVKISLSKGLPSDETSKKQPKKKKLKIVIRSKNGSTAVNTPTSTKDESESTKKTVKNEDKLTDDIKKDGKKLIEEIRKQLDKEDSHPLAEIFEKLPSKKLYPDYYKLIENPIAIENISKKLNDKKKSHYNQLQELIDDFHLMFKNAMFFNEQDSWVYNDASELNTFVDTWFKEQSK